Proteins from a genomic interval of Sphingopyxis sp. QXT-31:
- a CDS encoding 3-hydroxybutyrate dehydrogenase, translating into MHLKGKTALITGSTSGIGLGIAKAFAAAGANILINGFGEAAAIEAERAALEVLNGGKAAYDGADLTKPEAIEEMFARADKDFGGIDILVNNAGMQFVAPVEDFPVEKWDMIIALNLTAAFHTIRHAVPGMRKKGWGRIIGTASAHSLVASPFKSAYVTAKHGLAGLTKTVALEVADAGITVNCISPGYVWTPLVENQIPDTMKARKMTREQVINDVLLAGQPTKQFVTIEQVAALATFLTRDEAANITGANLSVDGGWTAA; encoded by the coding sequence ATGCACCTCAAAGGCAAGACCGCCCTTATCACCGGCTCGACCTCGGGCATCGGGCTCGGCATCGCCAAGGCCTTCGCCGCGGCGGGCGCGAACATCCTCATCAACGGCTTCGGCGAAGCCGCGGCGATCGAGGCCGAGCGCGCCGCGCTCGAGGTCCTGAACGGCGGCAAGGCCGCCTATGACGGCGCCGACCTCACCAAGCCCGAGGCCATCGAGGAGATGTTCGCGCGCGCCGACAAGGATTTCGGCGGCATCGACATCCTCGTCAACAACGCCGGCATGCAGTTCGTCGCGCCGGTCGAGGACTTCCCGGTCGAGAAATGGGACATGATCATCGCGCTCAACCTGACCGCGGCCTTCCACACGATCCGCCACGCGGTGCCCGGCATGCGCAAGAAGGGCTGGGGCCGCATCATCGGCACCGCCTCGGCGCACTCGCTCGTCGCCTCGCCGTTCAAATCGGCCTATGTCACCGCGAAGCACGGCCTCGCGGGCCTCACCAAGACCGTCGCGCTCGAGGTCGCCGACGCGGGGATCACCGTGAACTGCATCAGCCCCGGCTACGTCTGGACCCCGCTGGTCGAGAACCAGATCCCCGACACGATGAAGGCTCGCAAGATGACGCGCGAGCAGGTGATCAACGACGTGCTGCTCGCGGGCCAGCCCACCAAGCAGTTCGTGACGATCGAACAGGTCGCGGCGCTCGCGACGTTCCTCACGCGCGACGAGGCGGCGAATATCACGGGGGCGAATCTCAGCGTCGATGGCGGGTGGACCGCGGCTTAG
- a CDS encoding DUF3800 domain-containing protein: MRLIYTDEAGTSEQEPVVVVAAVVVDEKSEAELLEAEIARVVSERVPAPLRDGFYIHATDIFHGKKGMRDHWAGHDRLDFLKEIACLPFVHDIPIAVSYSEKLDFTKILDSARPGRPRMTSNQYNHFLAFGFCMERADFFLKKYLGGKEKGIVLAEAVSQMQGLLTKHGLWLRDVVLQVPIDGQMQGIAEQRLNEPPLPQSHHIENIIDQPKFLGKGEASLLQLADVIAFSFRRFATKQSHGSDLVNAILGPEEGPATTNVPVWFSAANHGLFNTDSYLCERGRADRDFRRRIATGNVLIADADDPDWMKHFADDIERSKRVEGFPDIGDDARNRA; the protein is encoded by the coding sequence ATGCGACTAATCTACACTGATGAGGCGGGCACCTCCGAACAGGAACCGGTCGTCGTAGTGGCAGCCGTCGTCGTAGATGAAAAATCGGAAGCAGAATTACTCGAAGCAGAAATCGCGCGTGTGGTTTCCGAAAGGGTGCCGGCCCCATTGAGGGACGGTTTCTATATCCATGCAACGGACATTTTCCACGGCAAAAAGGGCATGCGCGATCACTGGGCCGGGCACGATAGATTAGATTTCTTGAAAGAAATTGCGTGTCTCCCCTTCGTGCACGATATCCCGATCGCCGTTTCCTACTCCGAAAAGCTCGATTTTACGAAGATATTGGATAGCGCAAGGCCGGGTCGGCCTCGTATGACTTCTAATCAATACAACCATTTTTTAGCATTTGGCTTCTGCATGGAACGAGCAGATTTTTTTCTAAAAAAATATCTTGGCGGCAAGGAAAAAGGAATCGTCTTGGCGGAGGCTGTCTCTCAGATGCAAGGCCTTCTAACTAAACACGGATTGTGGCTCCGTGATGTCGTTCTTCAGGTACCAATCGACGGGCAAATGCAGGGTATTGCGGAGCAGCGCCTGAACGAGCCGCCGTTACCTCAGAGTCACCACATTGAGAACATCATAGATCAGCCAAAGTTTCTGGGGAAAGGCGAGGCTAGCCTTTTGCAACTCGCCGATGTCATAGCATTTAGCTTTCGGCGCTTTGCTACAAAGCAAAGCCATGGATCAGACTTGGTCAACGCTATTCTAGGCCCTGAGGAAGGCCCGGCAACCACAAACGTTCCCGTATGGTTTTCTGCCGCAAACCATGGATTGTTCAACACGGACAGCTATCTCTGCGAGCGCGGTCGCGCAGATAGGGACTTTCGCCGACGTATCGCGACAGGTAATGTATTGATTGCCGATGCCGACGATCCAGATTGGATGAAGCATTTCGCGGACGACATCGAAAGGTCAAAGCGCGTCGAGGGCTTTCCGGATATCGGCGATGATGCACGGAACCGAGCTTAA
- a CDS encoding patatin-like phospholipase family protein — protein sequence MPRRAARAALPLPDLVVLVLQGGGALGAYQAGVYEALIELGIELDWVAGISIGAVNAAIVAGNKRDEAVGKLRTFWDGVSSALPSWPLPDNDAAREWSHLAAAGQVMAFGVPGFFTPRWPPPALAARQTPGAVSFYDTAPLIETLDRLVDWDRLNTGNVRLSVGAVAVETGNFRYFDTQSDRIDARHILASGALPPGLPPVEIDGAWYWDGGLVSNTPLEYVVEAAAEDMLVFQIDLFPARGERPHDLEEAWSREKDIRYSSRTRRISDGLVRRRKEHRLIDRMLAKLPPDVGELPEVRAVRRMVDCKALNVVQLVHSPLKWQTGARDFEFSRAAVEANWAQGREAVEAAMKDGHLLAESIAEGRSESFAVQAGGLKPKQATEIK from the coding sequence ATGCCGCGCCGCGCCGCCCGAGCCGCTCTGCCCCTGCCCGACCTCGTCGTTCTGGTGCTGCAGGGCGGCGGCGCGCTCGGCGCCTATCAGGCGGGGGTCTACGAGGCGCTGATCGAGCTCGGGATCGAGCTCGACTGGGTCGCGGGGATTTCGATCGGCGCGGTCAACGCCGCGATCGTCGCGGGCAACAAACGCGACGAGGCGGTGGGCAAGCTCCGCACCTTCTGGGACGGCGTATCGTCGGCGCTGCCCTCGTGGCCGCTCCCCGATAACGACGCCGCGCGCGAATGGAGCCACCTCGCTGCGGCAGGGCAGGTGATGGCCTTCGGCGTGCCCGGCTTCTTCACCCCGCGCTGGCCGCCGCCCGCGCTCGCCGCGCGCCAGACGCCGGGCGCGGTGAGCTTCTACGACACGGCGCCGCTGATCGAGACGCTCGACCGGCTGGTCGACTGGGACCGGCTCAACACCGGCAACGTCCGGCTGTCGGTCGGCGCGGTCGCGGTCGAGACCGGAAATTTCCGCTATTTCGACACGCAGAGCGATCGCATCGACGCACGCCACATCCTCGCCTCGGGCGCGCTGCCGCCGGGCCTGCCGCCGGTCGAGATCGATGGCGCCTGGTATTGGGACGGCGGGCTCGTCTCGAATACCCCGCTCGAATATGTCGTCGAGGCGGCGGCCGAGGACATGCTGGTGTTCCAGATCGACCTCTTTCCCGCGCGCGGCGAGCGGCCGCACGACCTCGAGGAAGCCTGGTCGCGCGAGAAGGACATCCGCTATTCGAGTCGTACGCGGCGGATTTCGGACGGGCTGGTGCGGCGGCGCAAGGAGCATCGGCTGATCGACCGGATGCTCGCGAAACTGCCGCCCGACGTGGGCGAGCTTCCCGAGGTTCGGGCGGTGCGGCGGATGGTCGACTGCAAGGCGCTCAACGTCGTCCAGCTCGTGCATAGCCCTCTGAAATGGCAGACCGGCGCGCGCGATTTTGAGTTTTCGCGGGCGGCGGTCGAAGCCAATTGGGCGCAGGGCCGCGAGGCGGTCGAGGCGGCGATGAAGGACGGTCACCTGCTCGCCGAGAGTATCGCCGAGGGCCGCTCGGAGAGCTTCGCGGTGCAGGCGGGCGGGCTCAAACCGAAACAAGCAACTGAAATCAAATAA
- the ypfJ gene encoding KPN_02809 family neutral zinc metallopeptidase has translation MRLDDYDPGDDIRDLGRGGGGFGGGGGGGMGGLLIGLLPMLLGRKMGCGTILLLGVLAFVFFGGGMNMLTGGGGTADPRASSQSGANVACDTAAEKFACNVFGSTHQVWGELINGYQRPTLNFFTDQNRSGCGAAQAAMGPFYCPADQGVYLDTAFFDELASRFGAAGDAAQAYVVAHEVGHHIQTISGRSDQVRRAQQSASQAEGNALQVRMELEADCYAGVWAARARNSSGQPVVEPGDIEEAMRAANAIGDDTLMRSAGQRPVPESFTHGTSEQRMTWLRRGLQTGDPRQCNTFDTAI, from the coding sequence ATGCGCCTCGACGATTATGATCCCGGCGACGATATCCGCGACCTTGGCCGCGGCGGCGGGGGTTTCGGCGGCGGCGGGGGCGGCGGCATGGGCGGGCTGCTCATCGGGCTGCTGCCGATGCTGCTCGGGCGCAAGATGGGCTGTGGTACGATCCTGCTGCTCGGCGTGCTGGCCTTCGTCTTTTTCGGCGGCGGCATGAACATGCTGACCGGCGGCGGCGGTACCGCCGACCCGCGCGCCAGCAGCCAGAGCGGCGCCAATGTCGCGTGCGACACCGCGGCCGAGAAATTCGCGTGCAACGTCTTCGGATCGACGCACCAGGTTTGGGGCGAGCTGATCAACGGATACCAGCGCCCAACGCTCAATTTCTTCACCGACCAGAACCGCTCGGGCTGCGGCGCGGCGCAGGCGGCGATGGGGCCATTCTATTGCCCCGCCGACCAGGGCGTCTATCTGGACACCGCCTTCTTCGACGAACTCGCGAGCCGCTTCGGCGCCGCGGGCGACGCCGCGCAGGCCTATGTCGTCGCGCACGAGGTCGGTCACCATATCCAGACGATCAGCGGCCGGTCGGACCAAGTCCGCCGTGCGCAGCAAAGCGCTTCGCAGGCCGAGGGCAATGCGCTGCAGGTGCGCATGGAACTCGAGGCCGATTGCTACGCCGGCGTCTGGGCGGCGCGCGCGCGTAACAGCTCGGGCCAGCCGGTGGTCGAGCCCGGCGACATCGAGGAGGCGATGCGCGCCGCCAATGCGATCGGCGACGACACGCTGATGCGCTCGGCAGGGCAGCGCCCGGTTCCCGAAAGCTTTACCCACGGCACCAGCGAGCAGCGCATGACGTGGCTGCGCCGCGGGCTGCAGACCGGAGACCCGCGCCAGTGCAATACCTTCGATACCGCCATCTGA
- a CDS encoding alpha/beta hydrolase family protein: MNRTLVAIALLALPLPALAQPAELPAAIYTDPPADKEHPAAMEVIHIPSGRVEINGIAYVAAGAGPHPTVILCHGLPGNEKSLDLAQAMRRAGWTVIAFNYRGSWGSPGHYRFAQNLEDAAAVLAFARDPAHAAKLRVDPARLVIMGHSMGGWVTALTAAKDKKLLGAAMISAANLGAFGKAPREQLAAGMKANGQEALAGTSPEIMADELIAHADAFDWLEAAPALAATDLFILSSDDGLAPGTDALAKAIRDGGGTKLKTLHVATDHSWSDARVRLQAEVLRWLETLKAGD, translated from the coding sequence ATGAACCGCACACTCGTCGCCATCGCGCTGCTCGCCCTGCCCCTCCCCGCTTTGGCGCAGCCAGCCGAGCTCCCCGCCGCGATCTACACCGACCCGCCCGCCGACAAGGAGCACCCTGCCGCGATGGAGGTGATCCATATCCCGAGCGGCCGGGTCGAGATCAACGGCATCGCCTACGTCGCCGCGGGCGCCGGGCCGCATCCGACGGTCATCCTCTGCCACGGCCTGCCCGGCAACGAAAAGAGCCTCGACCTCGCGCAGGCTATGCGGCGTGCGGGCTGGACCGTGATCGCCTTCAACTATCGCGGATCGTGGGGCAGCCCCGGCCACTATCGCTTTGCCCAGAATCTCGAGGACGCCGCGGCGGTGCTCGCCTTCGCGCGCGACCCCGCCCATGCCGCGAAGCTGCGCGTCGACCCGGCGCGGCTCGTGATCATGGGGCACAGCATGGGCGGCTGGGTCACTGCGCTCACCGCGGCGAAGGACAAGAAGCTGCTCGGCGCCGCGATGATCTCCGCCGCCAATCTGGGCGCCTTCGGCAAGGCCCCGCGCGAACAGCTCGCAGCGGGCATGAAAGCCAACGGCCAGGAAGCCCTCGCCGGCACCTCGCCCGAGATCATGGCCGACGAGCTGATCGCGCACGCCGACGCCTTCGACTGGCTCGAGGCCGCCCCCGCGCTGGCCGCGACTGACCTCTTCATCCTCTCCTCCGACGACGGGCTGGCGCCGGGTACCGACGCGCTGGCGAAGGCGATCCGCGATGGCGGCGGGACGAAGCTGAAGACGCTGCACGTCGCGACCGACCATAGCTGGTCGGACGCGCGGGTGCGGTTGCAGGCGGAGGTTCTGCGGTGGCTGGAAACCCTGAAAGCCGGGGACTGA
- a CDS encoding DUF4893 domain-containing protein — protein MWGRNKFILAALALPALAACNTVPPVPRSVADGPPSPPSSDGSWRATATEADKLRIRSWYSSWEAALADARAKGFGAQVDREGILLHPTAALPNPHLPAGDYKCRTVKVGSQSGGTLGFIAYGWFRCRVSAEQGLYSLVKLTGSQRPVGLIFPDNLTRQVFLGTLELGDEKLAVSYGSDRMRDMAGLVERIGDNRWRLVLPAPAYESLVDVIELVPDTSK, from the coding sequence ATGTGGGGTCGCAACAAGTTCATCCTCGCCGCATTGGCGCTGCCCGCGCTCGCCGCGTGCAACACCGTGCCGCCCGTGCCGCGCTCGGTCGCCGACGGACCGCCGTCGCCGCCGTCCTCGGACGGCAGCTGGCGCGCGACCGCTACCGAGGCCGACAAGCTGCGCATCCGCAGCTGGTATTCGAGCTGGGAAGCCGCGCTCGCCGACGCGCGCGCCAAGGGCTTCGGCGCGCAAGTCGACCGCGAGGGCATATTGCTGCACCCGACCGCGGCGCTGCCCAACCCGCATTTGCCCGCGGGCGACTATAAATGCCGCACGGTCAAGGTCGGCTCGCAGAGCGGCGGCACGCTGGGCTTCATCGCCTATGGCTGGTTCCGCTGCCGCGTCTCGGCCGAGCAGGGGCTGTACAGCCTCGTCAAGCTCACCGGCTCGCAGCGCCCCGTCGGGCTGATCTTCCCCGACAATCTGACGCGGCAGGTCTTCCTCGGCACGCTTGAGCTCGGCGACGAGAAGCTCGCGGTCAGCTACGGCAGCGACCGGATGCGCGACATGGCGGGGCTGGTCGAGCGCATCGGCGACAATCGCTGGCGGCTCGTGCTGCCCGCGCCGGCCTATGAATCGCTGGTCGACGTGATCGAACTGGTGCCCGATACTTCGAAATAG
- a CDS encoding crotonase/enoyl-CoA hydratase family protein, giving the protein MSVLVGRDGPVFIITIDRPAKRNAVDPATAEGLRSAFADFAADEDARVAILTGSGGHFCAGFDLTAVGASRYDPDGPGPMGPTRMLLDKPVIAAVEGHAVAGGLELALWCDLRVAAQSAVFGVYCRRWGVPLIDGGTVRLPRIVGQGRALDMILTGRPVDADEAQRIGLADRVVPDGEALSAAIALARQIAAFPQLCMTSDRLSAYRQWDHDLEAALAHEAHAGVAPLREGAAAGARRFTEGEGRSGSFAAFKGD; this is encoded by the coding sequence ATGTCCGTGCTGGTGGGCCGCGACGGCCCGGTCTTCATCATCACCATCGACCGGCCGGCGAAGCGCAACGCCGTCGATCCCGCGACCGCCGAGGGACTGCGTAGCGCCTTTGCCGATTTCGCCGCCGACGAGGATGCGCGCGTCGCGATCCTCACCGGCAGCGGCGGCCATTTCTGCGCGGGTTTCGACCTGACCGCGGTCGGGGCGAGCCGTTACGACCCCGACGGCCCCGGCCCGATGGGTCCGACGCGGATGCTGCTGGACAAGCCGGTGATCGCGGCGGTCGAGGGGCATGCCGTCGCCGGCGGCCTCGAGCTCGCCTTGTGGTGCGACCTGCGCGTCGCCGCCCAGAGCGCGGTGTTCGGGGTCTATTGCCGCCGCTGGGGCGTGCCGCTGATCGACGGCGGGACGGTGCGCTTGCCGCGGATCGTCGGCCAGGGCCGCGCGCTCGACATGATCCTCACCGGCCGCCCCGTCGACGCCGACGAAGCCCAGCGCATCGGCCTCGCCGACCGCGTCGTCCCCGATGGCGAGGCGCTTTCCGCGGCGATCGCGCTGGCCAGGCAGATCGCCGCCTTTCCCCAGCTCTGCATGACCAGCGACCGCCTGAGCGCGTATCGCCAGTGGGATCACGACCTCGAAGCCGCGCTCGCCCACGAAGCCCATGCCGGCGTCGCCCCCCTGCGCGAAGGCGCCGCGGCGGGGGCGCGGCGCTTTACCGAAGGCGAAGGGCGCAGCGGCAGCTTCGCGGCGTTCAAGGGAGACTGA
- a CDS encoding TerC family protein codes for MEFLTADWLGTPAWFWLAFIGLVIVLTAFDLGFLNKDDKEMGIGESLKLSAFYISIALAFGAWVWAAKGGEAGLQYYTGFFIEKALSIDNIFVISLIFSSFAIPPRYQYRALLWGIIAVIVLRGIMIAGGAALVTEYGWILYIFAAFLIFTGVKMLFAKDDAPMDIKGNPAVKWLSRHIPLTHELHGEKFFVKVPDGKTGKLVRAATPLFLALVVINLADLIFAVDSVPAIFAITTDTFIVYTSNIMAILGLRALYFALSAMVHRFHYLKYALALVLVFIGSKIFVADFLMDGGKFPPLISLGVTVALIAGGVIWSLVKTRGEPLVIDDK; via the coding sequence ATGGAATTTCTCACCGCAGACTGGCTGGGCACCCCGGCCTGGTTCTGGCTGGCCTTCATCGGGCTGGTCATCGTGCTGACCGCCTTCGACCTCGGCTTCCTGAACAAGGACGACAAGGAGATGGGGATCGGCGAGAGCCTGAAGCTCTCCGCCTTCTACATCAGCATCGCGCTCGCGTTCGGCGCGTGGGTCTGGGCCGCGAAGGGCGGCGAGGCGGGCCTGCAATATTACACCGGCTTCTTCATCGAGAAGGCGCTGTCGATCGACAATATCTTCGTGATCTCGCTGATCTTCAGCAGCTTCGCGATCCCGCCGCGCTACCAGTATCGCGCCTTGCTGTGGGGCATTATCGCGGTGATCGTGCTGCGCGGCATCATGATCGCGGGCGGCGCGGCGCTGGTCACCGAATATGGCTGGATCCTCTACATCTTCGCGGCGTTCCTGATCTTCACCGGCGTGAAGATGCTGTTCGCGAAGGACGATGCGCCGATGGACATCAAGGGCAATCCCGCGGTCAAATGGCTGTCGCGCCACATCCCGCTGACCCACGAACTCCACGGCGAAAAGTTCTTCGTGAAGGTGCCCGACGGCAAGACGGGCAAGCTGGTACGCGCAGCGACGCCCTTGTTCCTGGCGCTGGTCGTGATCAACCTCGCCGACCTTATCTTCGCGGTCGATAGCGTGCCGGCGATCTTCGCGATCACCACCGACACCTTCATCGTCTACACCTCGAACATCATGGCGATCCTCGGCCTGCGCGCGCTCTACTTCGCGCTGTCGGCGATGGTGCACCGCTTCCACTACCTCAAATATGCGCTCGCGCTGGTGCTGGTGTTCATCGGGTCGAAGATCTTCGTCGCGGACTTCCTCATGGACGGTGGCAAATTCCCGCCGCTGATCAGCCTGGGCGTCACCGTCGCGCTGATCGCGGGCGGGGTGATCTGGTCGCTGGTCAAGACCCGCGGCGAACCGCTGGTGATCGACGACAAGTAG
- a CDS encoding helix-turn-helix domain-containing protein, which yields MTGLSASLTDREMEVLRLLVAGHTVKTIAARLGRSETSINERLRTARRKTGVGSSRELARLLDLQKNCDKKIDLPGRDFAGTDLSHTAAMGVRGSKGMIVMLIAIPLAAAGLMLAAAPSADQAAAPNAVSSPASAELPLAGSWSLDTSEMPVSERPQRVTIAFDAAPDGKWKTRVEIVAPDGSSRYSESTAALDGVPVPITGNMDFIDSVALRQPAPDTLVMTLGKAGARVSTRVYTVAKDRESMTETIVWSVGSREKLETTRFNRLD from the coding sequence ATGACCGGCTTGTCCGCGAGCCTGACCGACCGCGAGATGGAAGTCCTGCGCCTGCTAGTCGCCGGGCATACCGTCAAGACGATCGCGGCGCGGCTGGGGCGCTCGGAAACCTCGATCAACGAGCGGCTCCGCACCGCGCGCCGCAAGACCGGCGTCGGCAGCAGCCGCGAACTGGCGCGCCTGCTCGACCTCCAGAAAAATTGTGACAAAAAAATCGATCTTCCGGGACGGGACTTCGCCGGGACAGACCTTTCGCACACCGCGGCCATGGGGGTTCGCGGTTCGAAAGGAATGATCGTCATGCTCATCGCAATACCCCTGGCCGCCGCCGGCCTCATGCTCGCCGCCGCCCCGTCCGCCGACCAGGCCGCGGCGCCGAACGCCGTTTCCAGCCCCGCATCGGCAGAGCTGCCGCTCGCCGGGAGCTGGTCGCTCGACACCTCCGAGATGCCCGTAAGCGAGCGGCCGCAGCGGGTGACCATCGCTTTCGATGCTGCGCCCGACGGCAAATGGAAAACGCGCGTCGAAATCGTCGCGCCCGACGGATCGAGCCGATATTCGGAATCGACCGCGGCGCTCGACGGCGTCCCGGTGCCGATCACGGGCAATATGGATTTCATCGACAGCGTGGCGCTGCGCCAGCCGGCGCCCGACACGTTGGTGATGACCTTGGGCAAGGCCGGCGCGCGCGTGTCGACCCGGGTCTACACCGTCGCCAAGGACCGCGAATCCATGACCGAAACGATCGTCTGGTCGGTGGGCAGCCGCGAGAAGCTGGAAACGACGCGCTTCAACCGCCTCGATTGA
- a CDS encoding amidohydrolase translates to MRILLAGVAALAFSMPAAAQDADPAIKAEIAKDMPSLMAIYADLHANPELSFMEVRSAGIMAAEARKLGFKVTEKVGGTGIVAVMENGPGPVVMLRADMDGLPVIEQTGLPGASKVRVTTKEGVETGVMHACGHDTHMTAWVGTARRMAANKDKWSGTLVMIGQPAEERGAGARMMLEDGLYTRFPKPQYALAFHDAAQFPAGQIGYTPGYALANVDSVDILVKGVGGHGAYPQTTKDPIVLASRIVGALQTLVSREISPLDSAVVTVGSFHAGAKHNIISDEARLQLTVRSYTDEVRGHLLSGIERIAKGEAIAAGMPDDRMPVVSVQKDEYTPATYNTPDFTEEMAAFLKTRFGEARVTQMPPVMGGEDFSRYSRDANKDVKSLIIWVGGVPHAEYEAAKKAGKALPSLHSPFWAPEADTVIETATEALTGMAMKLMGKG, encoded by the coding sequence ATGCGGATTTTACTCGCGGGCGTCGCAGCCCTCGCTTTCTCGATGCCCGCGGCGGCGCAGGATGCCGACCCCGCGATCAAGGCAGAGATCGCGAAGGACATGCCGTCGCTGATGGCGATCTATGCCGATCTGCACGCCAACCCCGAGCTCAGCTTCATGGAGGTCCGCTCGGCGGGCATCATGGCGGCCGAGGCGCGCAAGCTGGGGTTCAAGGTCACCGAAAAGGTCGGCGGCACGGGCATCGTCGCGGTGATGGAGAACGGCCCCGGCCCAGTGGTGATGCTGCGCGCCGACATGGACGGGCTGCCGGTGATCGAGCAGACCGGGCTGCCCGGCGCGTCGAAGGTCCGCGTGACGACCAAGGAAGGCGTCGAGACCGGGGTGATGCATGCCTGCGGCCACGACACGCATATGACCGCCTGGGTCGGCACCGCGCGGCGCATGGCGGCGAACAAGGATAAATGGTCGGGCACGCTGGTCATGATCGGCCAGCCCGCCGAGGAACGCGGCGCGGGCGCGCGCATGATGCTCGAGGATGGGCTCTACACGCGCTTCCCCAAACCCCAATATGCCCTCGCATTCCACGACGCGGCGCAATTCCCCGCGGGGCAGATCGGCTATACCCCGGGCTACGCGCTCGCCAATGTCGACAGCGTCGACATATTGGTGAAGGGCGTCGGCGGGCACGGCGCCTATCCGCAGACGACCAAGGATCCGATCGTGCTCGCGAGCCGCATCGTCGGCGCGCTGCAGACGCTCGTCTCGCGCGAGATTAGCCCGCTCGACAGCGCGGTGGTGACCGTCGGCAGCTTCCACGCGGGCGCCAAGCACAATATCATCTCCGACGAGGCGCGGCTGCAGCTGACCGTGCGCAGCTACACCGACGAGGTGCGGGGTCACCTGCTGAGCGGCATCGAGCGCATCGCCAAGGGCGAGGCGATCGCCGCGGGTATGCCCGACGACCGCATGCCGGTGGTGAGCGTGCAGAAGGACGAATATACCCCCGCGACCTACAACACCCCCGATTTCACCGAGGAAATGGCGGCGTTCCTCAAGACGCGTTTCGGCGAGGCGCGTGTGACGCAGATGCCCCCGGTGATGGGCGGCGAGGATTTCAGCCGCTATTCGCGCGACGCCAACAAGGATGTGAAGAGCCTGATCATCTGGGTCGGCGGCGTCCCGCACGCCGAATATGAGGCGGCGAAGAAGGCGGGGAAGGCTCTACCGAGTTTGCACTCACCCTTCTGGGCGCCCGAGGCGGATACGGTGATCGAGACCGCGACCGAGGCGCTGACGGGGATGGCGATGAAGTTGATGGGGAAGGGGTAG
- a CDS encoding GIY-YIG nuclease family protein, which translates to MDRETKGGWVYIMADRYRGTMYVGVTADLPARIHQHRTGDGSDFCARYGLTRLVWAERSDDIAACIAHEKRLKRWHRQWKFELIEHGNPEWQDLFDILAG; encoded by the coding sequence ATGGATCGCGAGACAAAAGGCGGCTGGGTCTACATCATGGCCGACCGCTACCGCGGCACGATGTATGTCGGCGTCACCGCCGACCTCCCCGCCCGCATCCACCAGCACCGCACCGGCGACGGGTCGGACTTCTGTGCGAGATACGGCCTTACCCGGCTGGTCTGGGCCGAACGCAGCGACGACATCGCCGCCTGCATCGCGCACGAAAAGCGCCTCAAGCGCTGGCATCGGCAATGGAAGTTCGAGCTGATCGAGCACGGCAATCCCGAATGGCAGGATTTGTTCGATATCTTGGCGGGATGA